GCCCGCTCCAGAATATGCCGCAGCCGTTCCGCCGGCTGAGTCGGCTCGATGGGCAGATAAGCGCCGCCGGCATACAGAATCGCCAGGGTCGCGACCACTTGCTCCCAACCGCGCTCCATCACCACCGCGACCAAGCGGTTCGGCAGCACGCCTTGCGCTTGCAGACGGGCGCCGAGTTGCCGCGCCTCGTTGCGTAGCTGGGCGTACGTCAGCTGTCGCGCACCGATTACCGCCAGTGCATCCGGTGTCGCGAGGGCCTGACGTTCGAACAAGTCGTGCATCAACGGCAGCGTGTGCTGGTTGGCGACCGGTGCCGGCAAGCGTGCCTGCGGCAACAATTGCGGCGTGTTTGCGCCCCAGGCTGCCGGCTCGCACAGGCTGTCGAGCAGCGTGTTATAGGCGTCGAACATCTGCTCGATCATCCCTTGCGGGAACAGTTCGTCGATGCTGTCCCAGTTAAACAGCAGGCGTCCTTCCAGCTCCAGCAACGTGTGGTCGAGCCACACCTGCGGGGTCTGGGTGATGCTGTGCATGTGCCTGGCATTCAACGCGTCGGCGAGATTGAACTCGGCCAGTTCCGGCGCCGCTTCCGACAGTGTGCTGTTGAACACGATCGGCATCGCCGTCTGCTGCACGCCCCGGGCCTGGGACAATTCGCGCAGTACTCGCACACCGCTGACCACCGAATGGTCGATATCGCGCCACAGTTGCGCCTGCACCGCGCGCGCCTTGTCGGTGAAACTCTGCGAACCGTCGATGCCGACTTCCAGTAGCACCAGCGAGGTGAAGTCGCCGATGATTTCGTCTACATCGGGATGCAGCGGCATGCGGTTGAATAGCGGCAGGCTCAGGGTGAAACGCGGCGTGCGGCTCCACAGTGCCAGCACTTCGCTGAACGCGGTCAGCAGCATCACCGACGGCGTCACGGCAAACTGTTTAGCCACGGCTTTGAGCTGCGTCCACTGCGCCGCCGACATGTCGCGGTCGCGGCGGGTGAAGTGCGGGTTGGCGATGCTGTCCGGCTGGCGCACCAACGGCAGGTCCGGCGCCGGGGCCAGAGTGGTCACCCGCTCACGCCAGTAGCCCAGCGCCTGCTCGTAGCGGCGGCCATCGCGCAGCTGTTGTTCGGCCAGCACATAGTCGCGGAAAGTCAGGCCCGGTTCCGCCAGTTCCAGCGTCGGATCGACGTAGAACGCCATCAGTTCGCGGGCGAGAATCTGCGTGCTCGCCGCGTCGACGATCAGCGCGTCGAGGCTGATGTGCAAATGGGTGATGCCGTCGTCGAGCAACGACAGGCTGAACTCGAACAGCGGCCAGCGACTGGCGTCCAGCACCTGGTGGGACTGGCGTTCGCGGGTCGCCTCAAGGGTGCGTTGCGCTACATCAGCGGGCAAGCCGCGCAGGTCGCTGCGCGGCATATGGTAGGTCGGCACCTGCCCCAGTACCTGTTGCGTGCCGTTGCTGAGGAACACCACGCGCAGCATGTCGTGGCGCTGGATCATGCGGTTCAGCGCACGCTCGAAACGCTCGGCGTCGAATTCGGGAATGCGCAGTTCTTCGTAGCCGTGGGCACTGACGCCGCCCAGACTGACCGTGGCCTCGCGACCGAACCAGTAGGCTTGCTGAATATCGGTCAGAGGGAACGGTTCATGTCGATTGCCGCGATCCGGCTCGAGCTGGATGAATGCCGGTTCAACGCTTTGCTCTTCACGCGACACCTGCGCCGCCAGATCCAGCAACACCGGGGTCTGGAACAGGCTGCTCAGGGACAGTTGCGCGCCCATGCGCTGGTTGATCGCGTAGATCATCCGCGTCGCCAGCAGCGAGTGGCCGCCGAGGTCGAAGAAGTTGTCGTGGATGCCGACCCTTTCGCACTTGAGCACTTCGGCCCAGATCCCGGCCATCTGACGCTCAATGTCATTGCGCGGCGCCTCGTAAGTCGCCCCGGCACTGCGTTCCGGCACTGGCAGCGCCTGGCGGTCGAGCTTACCGTTGCGGGTCAGCGGCAATTGCGACAGGCGAACCCAGGCACTCGGGATCATGTGTTCGGGCAACTGGCGTTGCAGTTCGGCGCGCAGGCATTCAGGGGGCGCGGTGCCGACCACATAGGCCACCAGACGTTTGTCCCCGGCCACGTCCTCACGCAGCAACACGGCGGCTTCCTGTACGCCGGGTTGTTGATGCAACAGGCTGTCGATCTCGCCGAGCTCGATGCGGAAACCGCGCAATTTCACCTGTTGGTCGATGCGTCCCAGGTATTGCACGTTGCCGTCGGCCTGGAACTTCGCGAGGTCGCCGCTGCGGTACATCCGCCCGCCCGGCTCGGCACTGAACGGGTCCGGCAGGAAGCGTTCGGCGGTCAGGTCCGGGCGGTTCAGATAGCCACGGGCCAGGCAAGCGCCAGCGATGTACAACTCGCCTGCCACGCCGATCGGCACGGGATTCAGATATTCGTCCAGCACGTACAGCCGCGCATTGGCGATGGGGCGGCCAATGGGCGGCGCGTCCGGCCAGGATTCGGCCTCGTTGCAATCGAGGCTGAACTGGCTGACCACATGGGTTTCGGTTGGCCCGTACTGATTGTGCAACTGCGCGCCGCCGAGCCCGCGGACAAAGCCACGCAGCTCGTCATTGATTTGCAGGGCTTCACCGGCGGTGATGATCTCGCAGCCGCCGGCCGGCATCGGTGCATCGGCCTCGGTCAGGCCGGCGAGTTGCTGCAACACGGCGAACGGCAGGAACGCCCGCTGTACACCTTCGGCCACCAGGGTCGAGCGTAGCGCGGCGAGGTCCTTGCGACTGTCTTCGGTCATCAGCAACAGGCTGCCGCCCTGGCACAGCGTGCTGCAGATTTCCTGGAACGAGACGTCGAAATTCAGCGAGGCGAATTGCAGCACCCGGTGCGGTGCCCTGGCCTGATCGAGTTGCCAGGTGATCAGGTTGTCCAGCGCACGACGGCTGTGGGCCACGCCTTTGGGTCGTCCGGTGGAGCCGGAGGTGTAAAGCACGTAGCCGAGGTGTTCCGGGCTCACCGTGACCTGCGGGTCATCCGTCGGGTGTTGCGCCCATTGCAATGCGTCAGTGTCCAGGCAGCAGATTTTCGCCTCGTTAGCCGGTAGCCCGGCCATCAGGCTCGATTGCGTCAGCAACAAGGTAGGCGCTGCATCACTGAACATGAACGCCAGACGTTCGCTCGGGTAAGCCGGATCGAATGGCACATACGCCGCACCGGCCTTGAGGATCGCCAGCAGGCCGATGACCATTTGCGGCGAACGCTCCAGGCACAGACCGACGCGATGCTCGGGGCCGACGCCTTGTTCGATCAGGTAACGCGCGAGGCGGTTGGCGGCGCGATTCAGTTCGCCGTAGCTCAGTTGCTCACGGTCGGCGAGCAACGCCACGGCGTCGGGTGTTTGCCGGGCGAGGCTTTCGAAACGCGCCACGCAACCGGGTAGCGACGCAGTTTCCCGGGCGGTGCGGTTCCAGTCATGAACGATCTGCTGGTGTTGCCCGGCGCTCAGCAGCTTGATCCCCGCCAGCGACTGCTCGCTATTCTCGAGCATCTGCGTCAGTACCCGACGCAGGTACTCGCCGAACTGCTCGACGGTGCCGCGCTCGAACAGGCCCGAAGCATATTCCAGACCGCCGACGATCCGCCCGTCACGCTCACTGAGGGCCAGTTGCAGGTCGAACTTGGCCACGTGATGGCTGCTCTCGACCGGGGTCACCTCAAGCCCGGTCAGCAGCAGATCGGAATCCTGATCCTGTTCCCAGGCAAACAGCACCTGGAACAGCGGACTGTGGGCCAGACTGCGCGGCGGGTTGAGCAATTCCACCACTTGCTCGAACGGCAGGTCCTGATGCTCCTGAGCCCCCAGCGCCACTCGCCGCGCCTGTTGCAGCCATTGCGCCACCGACGGCGTACCCGATTGAGTCATCCGCAGAGCCAACGTATTGACGAAGAAACCGATCAGCCCTTCCAGTTCCTGTTGCGGGCGGTTGGCCGACGGCACGCCGATCACCACGTCGCTTTGCCCCGACAGGCGCGACAACAAAAGCGAAAAACCGGCCAGCAGAGTCATGAACAGCGTCGTGCCTTGCTGCATGCCCAAGGCTTTCAATCGCGCGGTCAAAGCTTCGTCGAAGACCAATGGAACAAAGCCGCCGAGGTAATCCTGCACGGGCGGGCGCTTGTGATCGGTCGGCAGCTCCAGCAGCACCGGTGCGCCGCTGAGGGTTTCACGCCAGTAGCGGCTTTGCTGCTCCAGAACGTCACCGGACAGCCACTGTTTTTGCCACACGGCGTAATCCACGTACTGCACCGGCAATGGCGGCAGCGGATCGTCGCGATCCTGCAACGCCGCTGCGTACAGTTGGCCGAGCTCGCGGGTGAGCACGCCCATCGACCAGCCGTCTGAGATGATGTGGTGCTGGGTCAGCAACAGCACATGGTCATCCGCCGCCAGCCGCACCAGACTGACCCTCATCAGCGGGCCGCGGCTCAGATCGAACGGTACGGCGCCCTCCTCGTCGATCAAGCGGCTCAGGCGTTTTTGCGCATCGTTCCCCTGCACGTCAATCACCGTCAGCCGGATACCGTGCGCAGGCGGCGAAACCAATTGCCGCCCTTCCCCTTCAACGGCAATGAACGTCGTGCGTAGCGCCGCATGGCGCGCCACCAGTTGATTGAAGCTGCGTTCGAGTGCTGCCACGTCCAGCGAACCGCGCAAACGCAGGTTCAACGGCATGTGATAGGCGGCGTTGCCACCCTCCATTTGCGCCAGAAACCACAGGCGCTGCTGAGCAGACGACAACGTTTGCGCGCCCGAGCGTTCAAGGGTTGTGATGGCTGGACGAGCCGCCGCCTGACTGGCGTGCAGCCGTTCGGCGAACTCAGCCAGAACCGGCGCGGCAAACAGCGTCGAGGGTGCCACTTCCAGCCCCAGCGCATGACGAACCTGCGCCAGCACGCGCATCACCAGCAGCGAGTGACCGCCGAGGGCGAAGAACTGATCCTGACGCCCGACCTGCTCGACGCCGAGCACGTCGGCCCAGATTGCGGCGAGCGCTGTTTCCAGCGGGCCTTGTGGTGCCTGATACTCCTGCTGCTCGAACGCCTCGATGTCCGGCGCCGGCAGGTTTGGTCGATCGACCTTGCCGTTGGCGGTCAGCGGCAACGCATCGAGACGCACGAAGGCGGTTGGCACCATGTAGTCCGGCAGACTGGTTTGCAGCTGTTCACGCAGCGCGCGCGGGCTCAGCGTTGAGTCTGGTTTTTCGCAGTAGTAGGCCACCAGACGCGGTTCACCGGGACTGTCCTGACGCAGCAACACCACGCTTTCCCGCACGCCCGGAATGTCAGCGAGCCGGGTTTCGATTTCCCCCAGTTCCAGACGCAGCCCGCGCAATTTGGCCTGGAAATCGTTGCGGCCGAGGAATTCCAATTGGCCATCGGCCCGGTAACGCGCCAGATCGCCGGTGCGATACAGACGCTCGCCCGCCACGAACGGGCTGTCGATGAAACGCTCAGCGGTCAGTTGCGGCAGGTTCAGATAACCGCGCGCCACGCCGACGCCACCGATGTACAGTTCACCGGCTCCCCCCTCGGCAACCGCTGTACCGTCAGCGTCGAGCAGGTAAATCCGGGTATTGGGCAGTGCCCGGCCGACGGGCAACACCGCGTCGATCTGGCTGTCTTCGGTGAATTCAAAACAGGTGCTGTCGATGCTCGCCTCGGTGACGCCATAGGCCTGGACGATCTGCACCTGCTCACCGCACAGCCTGCGTAATTGCCGGGCGCTGTGGGCGGTCCAGATGTCGGAGCCGCAGACCACGGTGCGCAGGAACGACAGGTCGTGGCCGGTCTCTTCGACCCACGCCAACAGTGGATTGAGCAGCGCCGGCACGAAGTCGGCAAAGCCGATGCGCGCGTCACGTATCAAGCGATACAGGGCCGGCGGGTCCATCAGGGTGTCCCGTGGACACAGCACCAGCGTGCCGCCAAAACCCAGCGCACGGATCAGGTCGGCGCTGAACACGTCGAAGGAAAAACCGGCCATTTGCAGGTGGTTGATCGGCTCGCCCAACTCATAGAGTTGCGCCCAGTCAGCACTCACCGCGACCAGCCCGCGATGCTCGACCATCACGCCTTTCGGGGTGCCGGTGGAGCCGGAGGTGTAGATCACGTAAGCCAGGTGACGGGGTGTCAGGCCGATCGCGTGAGGATCAAGGTTGTCAGCCGCAAGCGCAGCCCAATCGCGGGCGTCGGCCAGATCCAGCAGAGTGGGGGTGGTCGCCGACTGTTCGAGCGCCGCCCGCAAAACAACGCGCGCCTGTCCATGGGTCAGCACCACCGGCGGTGCGCTGTCGGCCAGCATGTGCGCCAGCCGCGCCTGCGGATAAGACGGGTCCAGCGGCACATAGGCACCGCCGGCCTTGAGCACCGCGAGTACGCCGACCAGCATTTCCAATGAACGCTCCAGGCACAGTCCGACTCGCACGTCCGGCCCGACCCCGAGCTTGCGAAGGTGATGGGCCAACCGGTTGGCGCGGGTGTTCAGTTCACGATAACTGAGCGCCTCCTCCTGCCAGCGTGCGGCGATGGCATCAGGGTTGCGCAGCACCTGCGCCTCAAACAGACCGTGCACGCACAGGTCTGCATCGAACGGTTTCAAGGAGCAAACGTCGGGCTGCGTTGGATTCGTCCCACGCAAGGAAGTGTTATCGAGCATCGGAGACTACCGTCCATGACTACTTTATTGTTGTGATCAGGCCGGGACAGAACATGCCCCGCCAGTCAGGCCCCGGCATCAGATGCCGGCACGGTCATTCGAATTCAGGAGGATGGCACGGCACGCGCGTGCAGACTCGCGTTGAACGCGGGCACACGCAGAAATTCGGGGGGAGACAGGCTGGAGAAAAACGCCGCCGCGCGGTCGGCGCAGGCAACTGGAAAGTGGCTCGAATCATTGGCGACAGACGTCGCCCCATTCACTACATCGACGATTGCAAACCGCGTGACCAATTGAAACCTCGCCTTCCATTTTGAGGGTCAACGACGAGGAACAACCTGCGCGGGGATGACAGCGCCAGGGTGGTCCCGATCGGCTGCGACTGCCGGGTCTGTAGACACACGGCAATCTTCTGGCGCCGGGTTTGTGACCCGAAGCGCCGGCAGATAATAACCACGTTTTTTGCTGGTGAGGCAAACAAAATGTAGGAATTCTGCGAAATAAATATCAGCCGTTTCCCACATGATTGTGACGATGGCAAAGAGACAGGGATGTCAAAAATGTTCGTACATCGTACTGCCGTTTCGTGCAGGCCACGGGCATCGAAAACCGCTGCAGAGTCTTGAGTGGCCAGCGAAAAAGTCACCACGCGACATACTTCGGTAGCCGGGCGCCAACAAGCGCTAACAACCCATAACTGACAGTCACTCGGTTGTGAAGGCAGGCTTGAATCTCACCATTGAACGCCAGGCCACCTGCAAATCTTTTCGGTCGCCGCGCTCAGTCGAACGATGGTTTTGCTTGGGATTCGCCCATGGCTGAAGATTTCGTCACAATTGCCTGTGCACGGCCCACTGACCGCTCTAGCTCTTGAAGGGCACGTGCCTCCGCTCGTTCTCAAATGGCTGAAAGCCTGCTCAGCGAATCAATAGCCATAATGACGAACTAAAACGCTTGAATCACTGCTTTGCGAATGGCAGCTTTGGGTGGAAAACAGTCACTCCTACCCGAAATGTCCACGGAGAATTGGCCCATGAAAACCGCCCTGATATCCGACACTCACAATCTCCTCCGCTCCGAAGCCATTGGCGCGCTCCAAGGCTGTGACCTGATCATCCACGCCGGCGACATCGGCAACCCGGACATCCTCGCCCAATTGTCCGAAATTGCGCCCGTCCACGCTGTGCGCGGCAACAATGATCTCAGCAGCCCATGGGCCAAAGACCTCCCCGACCTTCTGACCTGCACTCTCAACGGCTGGCACACCCTCCTTATCCACGACATCGCCGACGTCCCCGCCGATCTGGATCCAGACATAAAGCTCATCATCACCGGCCATTCCCACAAACCGCGCATCGAATGGCGCGGCGATCGTCTATACGTGAACCCTGGTAGCGCCGGCCCTCGGCGTTTCAAATTGCCGGTCACGCTGGCGATTCTCGAGATACAACCCGACAGCATCGAGCCGCGCCTGATTTCCCTACTGGATCCCCCCGCCTGAAATCGCTACGGTTACCGCGATCCAGAACCAGGAAGCGCCACCTCCTACCAGGCACGACCTATCTCGCGGCGAACCGATCCTCAACGCCGCCGAGCGTGATATCAAGTGACAGGACAGCGGGTTTAGATCCGACCCGCGCCGCTCAGCATGGCGGACTGACACTTCCGACATGGAGGCGTCTAATCAGCCGATTAATCTCCCCTACCACCCGCCCCGTCGCTTCCTCGATCGTTCCCTCATTCCGGCACAAAAACCAACCCTGCTCAGCAACCGCTTGCTCAAAAGTTTGAGTACAAGCGACATGCTCCTCAAGCCCCCGAAGTACAGTACTGCTCAAGCCACGCCGTCGTGCCCCTGCCCTCGCCCACGAAATCTCCGCCGCTGTCACCACCCCGACATGCAGGTCTGGCACTTGGACGTTACGTTCAATATTGAGCTGCAGGATTTCTGCAAACGGGACTATCCGGCGAAACGCGGCATCGGACGGGTACCAGCGATCGATCAGGATGATGCTGTCGGCAGGTTGTTTGGTCAGCACGTGCCGGGAAATCCAGCTGCGGCTATCAGCCAGGCGTCGGCAGACTTCCAGCTCCAGATCCCGGTCAGGATGTCGGACGAGTTGATTTACCAAGCGCATTGTTTCGCCCCTGAACGGGTCGCTTTTTTTCTCGCACAATCGGATGACTTTCTGGTTGTCTGCCCTCAGCGCTTCAGTAATGGCCTCCAACAGCGAGGTTTTGCCGACGCCTTTGGGGCCATCCAGAGCAACAAACAGCGGACGAGTCATTGTTCACAGACTTCAACGGGGAGTAGCGAACACTCTAACGGATTTCAGGTTGAACCTCTGCTGCTCAGGTGGACTCCCAAACCTGAAACCAGGAGAAACCTATGACCCAGACAGCTTTAGTCGTGGGCGCCAGCGGCATTGTCGGCAGCGCCATCACTCAATTACTGATCGACAACGAATGGCAGGTCGCCGCGTTGTCGAGGCGCCGTTCGCAAGCGCAAGGCGTGATCCCTATCGCCGCGGACCTTCAGGACCCGGCGTCGCTGGAACAGGCGCTGAGGGATTTGAAACCCACTCACGTATTCATTGCCACATGGTCACGGCAAGCCACAGAAGCCGAGAACATTCGGGTTAATGCCGCTATGGTACGCAACGTCCTCGCCGCCGTTCGCCCAGCCAGAAGCGTCAAACACGTAGCACTGGTAACCGGCCTTAAACACTACCTCGGCCCGTTCGAAGCCTATGGTAAAGGCACCCTTCCGCAGACACCGTTCCGCGAAGAGCAGGGTCGTCTGGATGTCGAGAATTTCTATTACGCCCAAGAAGACGAGCTCTTCGCCGCCGCCGAACAGGACGGCTTCACCTGGAGCGTCCATCGCCCGCACACCGTCACTGGGGTGGCCGTGGGCAATGCGATGAACATGGCAACCACCCTCGCCGTCTATGCCTCGGTGTGCAAACACACCAATCGCCCCTTTGTGTTTCCCGGATCAAGGGTGCAGTGGGACAGCCTCACCGACATGACCGATGCGCGGCAATTGGCGAAACAACAACTGTGGGCGGCCACCACGCCAGCTGCGGCCAACCAGGCGTTCAACGTCACCAATGGCGATGTATTCCGATGGAAATGGATGTGGGGCCGCATTGCCGAATACTTCGACCTGCCTGCTGCCGATTATCCCGCTTCAGTCTCACCCCTTGAAAAGCAGATGGCAGATGATCAAGCCGTTTGGACGCAAATAGTCGCCGAACACGATTTGAAAGAATCCGACATTGGTCGCCTGATTTCCCCATGGCATACCGATGCAGACCTTGGTCGACCCATCGAAGTGGTCACGGATATGTCGAAAAGCCGGCTAATGGGCTTCACTGCCTACCAGGCGAGCGATCAGGCGTTTTTTAACGTGTTCGACAAGCTGCGCGAGATGCGCTTGATACCTTAGGCGGTTCCAGACAGATAAGGTGGGCACCTAGCGTGCCCCCCCTCATTCAACAGTAATTTCCACGCCCTCGCCCCTCCCTCATCTGCGACGTGCATTAATTTCTGCAGTATTTCATAGCCTTCGCGGCGCATGGGAGTGACTGCGCCCTGCCGGAAATCCTCCCGCGTATCACCGGCAGAACGCAGCCCGATCGTTTATCCAAACTCCAAAACCCAGTGCCACAGGCCAGATGCCTGAATAGCGCCTTCGACAGGTATCGCTCTGTATCCAAGTGTGTACGGACGCAAACACGTTACACAACATTGATCTTCCCGCCCCTCAAGACACAAGCGAGATACACCAGCACGATGAACTGCGCTCACGGCCAGCGCAGTTGCTCATGTGCCTGAAACCCCTCATCGGGAGCACCTGAACGGCTTCCACTTTCTTGACGACAAGTCGGAGGATTAAACCAATGCAAACAAACGCGTCATCGGTCTTGAATCGGCTGCACCTTAACCTCGATCGTGCTGGAGACTGGATCGCTCCTCTAAGCCTGCGCGTTTTCCTGGCCTGGGAGTTTTTTGAGGCCGGGTGGGAAAAGTGGAACGGTGAGAACTGGTTCCCAAGCATTCAAGGTGCCTTTCCTTTTCCCTTTAATCAGCTGCCGGCTACGTTCAATTGGCAGTTATCAATGTGGGCAGAACTGCTCTGTTCCATTGCTTTGCTTGTAGGTCTGGGAACACGCCTCTCGGCACTCATCCTCATCGTGGTCACCGTCGTGGCAACTGCCGCGGTTCACTGGCCAGCAGACTGGTCGACGTTGAGCGAACTGGCTATGGGGTACTCCATCAGCAACAAAGGCTACGGCAACTTCAAACTTCCTTTGATCTACCTCGTAGCACTTCTGCCACTGGTGTTCACAGGCGCCGGCAAGCTGAGCCT
This genomic interval from Pseudomonas koreensis contains the following:
- a CDS encoding non-ribosomal peptide synthetase: MLDNTSLRGTNPTQPDVCSLKPFDADLCVHGLFEAQVLRNPDAIAARWQEEALSYRELNTRANRLAHHLRKLGVGPDVRVGLCLERSLEMLVGVLAVLKAGGAYVPLDPSYPQARLAHMLADSAPPVVLTHGQARVVLRAALEQSATTPTLLDLADARDWAALAADNLDPHAIGLTPRHLAYVIYTSGSTGTPKGVMVEHRGLVAVSADWAQLYELGEPINHLQMAGFSFDVFSADLIRALGFGGTLVLCPRDTLMDPPALYRLIRDARIGFADFVPALLNPLLAWVEETGHDLSFLRTVVCGSDIWTAHSARQLRRLCGEQVQIVQAYGVTEASIDSTCFEFTEDSQIDAVLPVGRALPNTRIYLLDADGTAVAEGGAGELYIGGVGVARGYLNLPQLTAERFIDSPFVAGERLYRTGDLARYRADGQLEFLGRNDFQAKLRGLRLELGEIETRLADIPGVRESVVLLRQDSPGEPRLVAYYCEKPDSTLSPRALREQLQTSLPDYMVPTAFVRLDALPLTANGKVDRPNLPAPDIEAFEQQEYQAPQGPLETALAAIWADVLGVEQVGRQDQFFALGGHSLLVMRVLAQVRHALGLEVAPSTLFAAPVLAEFAERLHASQAAARPAITTLERSGAQTLSSAQQRLWFLAQMEGGNAAYHMPLNLRLRGSLDVAALERSFNQLVARHAALRTTFIAVEGEGRQLVSPPAHGIRLTVIDVQGNDAQKRLSRLIDEEGAVPFDLSRGPLMRVSLVRLAADDHVLLLTQHHIISDGWSMGVLTRELGQLYAAALQDRDDPLPPLPVQYVDYAVWQKQWLSGDVLEQQSRYWRETLSGAPVLLELPTDHKRPPVQDYLGGFVPLVFDEALTARLKALGMQQGTTLFMTLLAGFSLLLSRLSGQSDVVIGVPSANRPQQELEGLIGFFVNTLALRMTQSGTPSVAQWLQQARRVALGAQEHQDLPFEQVVELLNPPRSLAHSPLFQVLFAWEQDQDSDLLLTGLEVTPVESSHHVAKFDLQLALSERDGRIVGGLEYASGLFERGTVEQFGEYLRRVLTQMLENSEQSLAGIKLLSAGQHQQIVHDWNRTARETASLPGCVARFESLARQTPDAVALLADREQLSYGELNRAANRLARYLIEQGVGPEHRVGLCLERSPQMVIGLLAILKAGAAYVPFDPAYPSERLAFMFSDAAPTLLLTQSSLMAGLPANEAKICCLDTDALQWAQHPTDDPQVTVSPEHLGYVLYTSGSTGRPKGVAHSRRALDNLITWQLDQARAPHRVLQFASLNFDVSFQEICSTLCQGGSLLLMTEDSRKDLAALRSTLVAEGVQRAFLPFAVLQQLAGLTEADAPMPAGGCEIITAGEALQINDELRGFVRGLGGAQLHNQYGPTETHVVSQFSLDCNEAESWPDAPPIGRPIANARLYVLDEYLNPVPIGVAGELYIAGACLARGYLNRPDLTAERFLPDPFSAEPGGRMYRSGDLAKFQADGNVQYLGRIDQQVKLRGFRIELGEIDSLLHQQPGVQEAAVLLREDVAGDKRLVAYVVGTAPPECLRAELQRQLPEHMIPSAWVRLSQLPLTRNGKLDRQALPVPERSAGATYEAPRNDIERQMAGIWAEVLKCERVGIHDNFFDLGGHSLLATRMIYAINQRMGAQLSLSSLFQTPVLLDLAAQVSREEQSVEPAFIQLEPDRGNRHEPFPLTDIQQAYWFGREATVSLGGVSAHGYEELRIPEFDAERFERALNRMIQRHDMLRVVFLSNGTQQVLGQVPTYHMPRSDLRGLPADVAQRTLEATRERQSHQVLDASRWPLFEFSLSLLDDGITHLHISLDALIVDAASTQILARELMAFYVDPTLELAEPGLTFRDYVLAEQQLRDGRRYEQALGYWRERVTTLAPAPDLPLVRQPDSIANPHFTRRDRDMSAAQWTQLKAVAKQFAVTPSVMLLTAFSEVLALWSRTPRFTLSLPLFNRMPLHPDVDEIIGDFTSLVLLEVGIDGSQSFTDKARAVQAQLWRDIDHSVVSGVRVLRELSQARGVQQTAMPIVFNSTLSEAAPELAEFNLADALNARHMHSITQTPQVWLDHTLLELEGRLLFNWDSIDELFPQGMIEQMFDAYNTLLDSLCEPAAWGANTPQLLPQARLPAPVANQHTLPLMHDLFERQALATPDALAVIGARQLTYAQLRNEARQLGARLQAQGVLPNRLVAVVMERGWEQVVATLAILYAGGAYLPIEPTQPAERLRHILERAEASLALTQPALLDKIEWPAQVTAIAVTDEVSNDVLPLQPVQVNESDLAYVIYTSGSTGQPKGVVIDHRGAVNTLLDINRRFAVGSNDRVLAISSLSFDLSVYDFFGTLAVGAAVVILEPQLSLDPAHWLALIERHQVSVWNSVPALLGMLIEYVEGEGGALPASLRVAMLSGDWIPLTLPERAWALQPDLQLISLGGATEASIWSICYPVQHVDPAWRSIPYGKALDHQRFYVLDETLQVRPTWVAGQLYIGGIGLAKGYWRDDKLSAGSFFDHPLTGERLYRTGDLGRLLPDGNIEFLGREDNQVKVQGYRIELGEIEAALNRHPGVQSAVVRILGSALGEKRLAGYVLKADPALQANDFSAYLSDKLPAYMIPPSFTFVEVWPLSSNGKVDKKRLPEPEQIEEQGPAIEVDGPQEQRLVAIVQDVLKRDSIAANANLLNLGATSIDIVRISNALSGALQFRPHVAQLLAQPTLLHLLGMYRQNRARQDVLGNVQQASDPVQDIIEDPQQRAQFKAEQRGRRDFAQTLPALALDLPQDPAFARRLSNYRSVRQYDRQPIATRAFAHVLAALAQGQLDGEVKYQFPSAGGLYPIQAYLYVKPDRVLGVPGGAYYYDPRQHRLLALQSGALDPDTYDYFVNRPVYQNAAFSLFFIADMTAIRPLYGERSRDFCHIESGAMAQLLSMTAVEQGLGLCGIGSVEEQQLTTLFDLGPSHELIYSMIGGLRTADERHRAPVEAFAIEPVTASLDDEDMEEFEV
- a CDS encoding metallophosphoesterase family protein, producing MKTALISDTHNLLRSEAIGALQGCDLIIHAGDIGNPDILAQLSEIAPVHAVRGNNDLSSPWAKDLPDLLTCTLNGWHTLLIHDIADVPADLDPDIKLIITGHSHKPRIEWRGDRLYVNPGSAGPRRFKLPVTLAILEIQPDSIEPRLISLLDPPA
- a CDS encoding dTMP kinase, producing the protein MTRPLFVALDGPKGVGKTSLLEAITEALRADNQKVIRLCEKKSDPFRGETMRLVNQLVRHPDRDLELEVCRRLADSRSWISRHVLTKQPADSIILIDRWYPSDAAFRRIVPFAEILQLNIERNVQVPDLHVGVVTAAEISWARAGARRRGLSSTVLRGLEEHVACTQTFEQAVAEQGWFLCRNEGTIEEATGRVVGEINRLIRRLHVGSVSPPC
- a CDS encoding SDR family oxidoreductase; protein product: MTQTALVVGASGIVGSAITQLLIDNEWQVAALSRRRSQAQGVIPIAADLQDPASLEQALRDLKPTHVFIATWSRQATEAENIRVNAAMVRNVLAAVRPARSVKHVALVTGLKHYLGPFEAYGKGTLPQTPFREEQGRLDVENFYYAQEDELFAAAEQDGFTWSVHRPHTVTGVAVGNAMNMATTLAVYASVCKHTNRPFVFPGSRVQWDSLTDMTDARQLAKQQLWAATTPAAANQAFNVTNGDVFRWKWMWGRIAEYFDLPAADYPASVSPLEKQMADDQAVWTQIVAEHDLKESDIGRLISPWHTDADLGRPIEVVTDMSKSRLMGFTAYQASDQAFFNVFDKLREMRLIP
- a CDS encoding HvfX family Cu-binding RiPP maturation protein — protein: MQTNASSVLNRLHLNLDRAGDWIAPLSLRVFLAWEFFEAGWEKWNGENWFPSIQGAFPFPFNQLPATFNWQLSMWAELLCSIALLVGLGTRLSALILIVVTVVATAAVHWPADWSTLSELAMGYSISNKGYGNFKLPLIYLVALLPLVFTGAGKLSLDAFIHRSIQRLNAR